In Meleagris gallopavo isolate NT-WF06-2002-E0010 breed Aviagen turkey brand Nicholas breeding stock chromosome 2, Turkey_5.1, whole genome shotgun sequence, the following are encoded in one genomic region:
- the LOC104909556 gene encoding protein PET117 homolog, mitochondrial codes for MAVGGLQSQYGTMSSPARWTGAQVGWVTLAIKQAVKPCPLCFQRLHSGVLRDLERQNLKRENIRLLEEQIALTKRLTEEREKMLAEKGSQQS; via the coding sequence ATGGCTGTAGGAGGTTTGCAGAGTCAGTATGGCACGATGAGCAGCCCTGCAAGATGGACTGGAGCCCAGGTGGGGTGGGTCACACTCGCGATCAAACAGGCTGTGAAACCCTGTCCCTTGTGCTTTCAGAGGCTGCACAGTGGTGTTCTCAGAGATCTGGAGCGACAAAAtctgaaaagggaaaacattCGCCTGCTGGAAGAGCAGATTGCTTTGACAAAGCGTCttacagaagaaagagagaagatgcTTGCGGAAAAGGGATCCCAGCAGTCCTAG
- the POLR3F gene encoding DNA-directed RNA polymerase III subunit RPC6, producing the protein MTSSPRAAEPAVMAEVKVKPEVPDPVDIESRIIELCHQFPHGITDQVIQNDMPHMEAQQRAMAINRLLSMGQLDLLRSSSGLLYRIKESQNASKMKGSDNQEKLVYQIIEDAGNKGIWSRDIRYKSNLPLTEINKILKNLESKKLIKAVKSVAASKKKVYMLYNLQPDRSVTGGAWYSDQDFESEFVEVLNQQCFKFLQSKAEAARESKQNPMIQRNSSFASSHEVWKYICELGISKVELSMEDIETILNTLIYDGKVEMTIIAAKEGTVGSVDGQMKLYRAVSPLIQPTGLVRTPCGLCPVFDDCHEGGEISPSNCIYMTEWLEF; encoded by the exons ATGACGTCATCTCCCCGCGCAGCCGAGCCCGCCGTCATGGCGGAGGTGAAGGTGAAGCCGGAGGTTCCCGACCCTGTGGACATAGAGAGCAG GATCATCGAGCTGTGTCACCAGTTCCCTCACGGCATCACGGACCAGGTGATCCAAAATGACATGCCCCACATGGAGGCCCAGCAGCGAGCCATGGCCATCAACAGGTTGCTCTCCATG GGGCAACTGGACCTTCTCAGGAGCAGTTCAGGTCTCCTGTATAGAATCAAAGAGTCTCAAAATGCAAG TAAAATGAAAGGCTCCGACAATCAGGAGAAGCTGGTTTACCAAATTATAGAAGATGCAGGCAACAAAG GTATTTGGAGCAGGGACATTAGATACAAAAGTAATTTGCCTTTAACGGAGATCAACAAGATATTGAAAAATTTGGAAAGCAAGAAACTAATTAAAGCAGTTAAATCTGTGGCA GCGTCCAAGAAGAAGGTGTATATGCTGTATAACCTGCAGCCTGACCGATCAGTGACCGGTGGGGCCTGGTACAGTGACCAAGACTTTGAGTCTGAATTTGTGGAGGTGTTAAATCAACAGTGTTTTAAATTTCTGCAGAGTAAG gcaGAAGCGGCTCGAGAGAGCAAACAGAACCCCATGATACAGAGGAACAGCTCATTCGCCTCCTCCCACGAGGTGTGGAAATACATCTGTGAGCTGGGTATCAGTAAG GTAGAATTGTCTATGGAAGACATTGAAACCATTTTAAATACACTAATATACGATGGCAAAGTGGAGATGACTATTATTGCTGCAAAGGAAGGGACAGTAGGCAGTGTGGATGGACAGATGAAGTTGTACAGAGCTGTTAGTCCTCTCATACAACCCACTGGATTAGTCAGGACACCCTGCGGACTCTGTCCA GTTTTTGATGATTGCCATGAAGGTGGTGAGATTTCTCCATCTAACTGTATTTATATGACAGAATGGCTGGAGTTTTAA
- the DZANK1 gene encoding double zinc ribbon and ankyrin repeat-containing protein 1 isoform X1 — protein MTAGSVSVPQVIPLRSPLPGRAKHRIDTSTRVEIKSDTPEVSIYYTLDGSKPELFRKPGYGEHNTFKYKSPITLPVGKITVKALAVTKDCRESAVVTKVFLVEYKQPNILFSMEDDDKKFLKDITTQEKEDEMFTTKPKKNGMDVEIKPAWSESPREFQDLETARKTDRKPLQGPQLLSSPLGTAGYGEDSSALPTESLQFASSAVTSRKSLASTQVARIQRERDFLRCAYCSAPRLSDPSAHFCQECGSPIPPVPVHRFPSPEGAQMAPCLECKHLVPMNTPTCIVCESPIDPQLQPQNNTCFKGKVICQACGTGNPLHHKHCVTCESKLPETQMPMLGRDPPPPYTSQQGKTVFCSKCNRVNHCEARFCDWCGAKPDPPPCYFTCFKCGTKTRPYARFCGSCGVYIEPPSRLSSQNGVLMDSGDSLRFSEAKSLQAQIAWQPLPISLFKSRTELKETEDKGTQTVGLFYPSSKLLEKKELEWVLHKEKLQKMSDHKPLLTAISPGKGYWRKQLDHICAHLRSYAQNNLEFRALVGEPRMGKVGVISSNPKHHEKIILAGRQTLE, from the exons ATGACGGCGGGCTCCGTGTCAGTGCCGCAGGTCATACCCCTTCGGAGCCCTCTTCCAGGGAGGGCCAAGCACCGGATAGACACCAGCACTCGGGTAGAAATAAAGTCAG ATACACCTGAGGTCTCTATTTATTACACTTTAGATGGAAGTAAACCAGAACTTTTTAGGAAACCTGGCTATGGAGAGCATAACACTTTTAAGTATAAGAGTCCTATCACGTTACCAGTTGGGAAAATAACAGTCAAGGCTCTTGCAGTTACCAA GGACTGCAGGGAGAGTGCTGTTGTAACAAAGGTGTTTCTAGTAGAGTACAAGCAACCAAACATCCTCTTCTCTATGGAAGACGATGACAAGAAGTTCCTAAAAGATATCACAACACAG GAGAAGGAAGATGAAATGTTCActacaaaaccaaagaaaaatggaatggaTGTGGAAATCAAACCTGCCTGGAGTGAATCACCCCGGGAATTCCAAG ACTtggaaacagcaagaaagaCTGACCGCAAGCCCCTGCAAGGACCACAGCTCCTGAGCAGCCCTTTGGGAACAGCAGGGTATGGAGAGGATTCCTCAGCACTACCAACAGAGTCCTTACAG TTTGCCAGTTCTGCAGTGACCAGCCGGAAGAGCCTGGCAAGCACACAGGTGGCGAGGATCCAGAGGGAGAGAGATTTCCTCAG atGTGCATACTGCTCTGCACCTCGCCTGTCTGACCCCTCAGCTCACTTCTGCCAGGAATGTGGCTCTCCTATCccacctgtgccagtgcatcgCTTCCCATCCCCTGAAGGAGCAcag atggcACCATGTCTTGAATGCAAACATCTCGTGCCAATGAATACGCCCACTTGCATTGTGTGTGAATCACCAATAGATCCACAACTGCAGCCCCAAAACAACACCTGCTTTAAG gGCAAAGTAATTTGTCAGGCATGTGGCACAGGAAATCCTCTTCACCATAAACATTGTGTGACCTGTGAAAGCAAACTGCCTGAAACACAGATG CCCATGTTGGGAAGAGATCCCCCCCCACCTTATACCAGTCAGCAAGGGAAGACAGTATTCTGCTCAAAATGCAATCGTGTGAACCACTGTGAGGCACGTTTCTGTGACTGGTGTGGAGCCAAG CCTGACCCTCCTCCATGCTACTTTACTTGTTTCAAGTGTGGTACAAAAACTCGTCCATATGCTCGGTTCTGTGGGTCCTGTGGTGTTTACATAGAGCCCCCATCAAGGTTGAGCTCTCAAAATGGAGTTCTCATGGATTCTGGAGACTCGCTGAGGTTTTCTGAG GCTAAATCACTTCAAGCTCAAATTGCCTGGCAGCCTCTTCCTATTTCGTTGTTCAAATCAAGAACAGaactaaaagaaacagaagataaagGAACCCAAACCGTTGGACTTTTTTACCCATCTAGCAAACTGCTGGAAAAGAAGGAACTTGAGTGGGTTTTAcacaaagaaaagctgcaaaagATGAGTGATCACAAGCCTCTCCTGACAGCTATAAGTCCTGGAAAAG GCTACTGGAGAAAACAGTTGGATCACATTTGTGCTCACCTTAGAAGCTATGCTCAGAACAACCTTGAATTCAGAGCACTGGTTGGAGAACCTCGAATGGGAAAGGTAGGAGTAATATCTTCCAATCCAAAGCATCATGAAAAGATTATTCTGGCTGGTAGACAAACACTGGAGTAA
- the DZANK1 gene encoding double zinc ribbon and ankyrin repeat-containing protein 1 isoform X2: MTAGSVSVPQVIPLRSPLPGRAKHRIDTSTRVEIKSDTPEVSIYYTLDGSKPELFRKPGYGEHNTFKYKSPITLPVGKITVKALAVTKDCRESAVVTKVFLVEYKQPNILFSMEDDDKKFLKDITTQEKEDEMFTTKPKKNGMDVEIKPAWSESPREFQDLETARKTDRKPLQGPQLLSSPLGTAGYGEDSSALPTESLQFASSAVTSRKSLASTQVARIQRERDFLRCAYCSAPRLSDPSAHFCQECGSPIPPVPVHRFPSPEGAQMAPCLECKHLVPMNTPTCIVCESPIDPQLQPQNNTCFKPMLGRDPPPPYTSQQGKTVFCSKCNRVNHCEARFCDWCGAKPDPPPCYFTCFKCGTKTRPYARFCGSCGVYIEPPSRLSSQNGVLMDSGDSLRFSEAKSLQAQIAWQPLPISLFKSRTELKETEDKGTQTVGLFYPSSKLLEKKELEWVLHKEKLQKMSDHKPLLTAISPGKGYWRKQLDHICAHLRSYAQNNLEFRALVGEPRMGKVGVISSNPKHHEKIILAGRQTLE, encoded by the exons ATGACGGCGGGCTCCGTGTCAGTGCCGCAGGTCATACCCCTTCGGAGCCCTCTTCCAGGGAGGGCCAAGCACCGGATAGACACCAGCACTCGGGTAGAAATAAAGTCAG ATACACCTGAGGTCTCTATTTATTACACTTTAGATGGAAGTAAACCAGAACTTTTTAGGAAACCTGGCTATGGAGAGCATAACACTTTTAAGTATAAGAGTCCTATCACGTTACCAGTTGGGAAAATAACAGTCAAGGCTCTTGCAGTTACCAA GGACTGCAGGGAGAGTGCTGTTGTAACAAAGGTGTTTCTAGTAGAGTACAAGCAACCAAACATCCTCTTCTCTATGGAAGACGATGACAAGAAGTTCCTAAAAGATATCACAACACAG GAGAAGGAAGATGAAATGTTCActacaaaaccaaagaaaaatggaatggaTGTGGAAATCAAACCTGCCTGGAGTGAATCACCCCGGGAATTCCAAG ACTtggaaacagcaagaaagaCTGACCGCAAGCCCCTGCAAGGACCACAGCTCCTGAGCAGCCCTTTGGGAACAGCAGGGTATGGAGAGGATTCCTCAGCACTACCAACAGAGTCCTTACAG TTTGCCAGTTCTGCAGTGACCAGCCGGAAGAGCCTGGCAAGCACACAGGTGGCGAGGATCCAGAGGGAGAGAGATTTCCTCAG atGTGCATACTGCTCTGCACCTCGCCTGTCTGACCCCTCAGCTCACTTCTGCCAGGAATGTGGCTCTCCTATCccacctgtgccagtgcatcgCTTCCCATCCCCTGAAGGAGCAcag atggcACCATGTCTTGAATGCAAACATCTCGTGCCAATGAATACGCCCACTTGCATTGTGTGTGAATCACCAATAGATCCACAACTGCAGCCCCAAAACAACACCTGCTTTAAG CCCATGTTGGGAAGAGATCCCCCCCCACCTTATACCAGTCAGCAAGGGAAGACAGTATTCTGCTCAAAATGCAATCGTGTGAACCACTGTGAGGCACGTTTCTGTGACTGGTGTGGAGCCAAG CCTGACCCTCCTCCATGCTACTTTACTTGTTTCAAGTGTGGTACAAAAACTCGTCCATATGCTCGGTTCTGTGGGTCCTGTGGTGTTTACATAGAGCCCCCATCAAGGTTGAGCTCTCAAAATGGAGTTCTCATGGATTCTGGAGACTCGCTGAGGTTTTCTGAG GCTAAATCACTTCAAGCTCAAATTGCCTGGCAGCCTCTTCCTATTTCGTTGTTCAAATCAAGAACAGaactaaaagaaacagaagataaagGAACCCAAACCGTTGGACTTTTTTACCCATCTAGCAAACTGCTGGAAAAGAAGGAACTTGAGTGGGTTTTAcacaaagaaaagctgcaaaagATGAGTGATCACAAGCCTCTCCTGACAGCTATAAGTCCTGGAAAAG GCTACTGGAGAAAACAGTTGGATCACATTTGTGCTCACCTTAGAAGCTATGCTCAGAACAACCTTGAATTCAGAGCACTGGTTGGAGAACCTCGAATGGGAAAGGTAGGAGTAATATCTTCCAATCCAAAGCATCATGAAAAGATTATTCTGGCTGGTAGACAAACACTGGAGTAA
- the DZANK1 gene encoding double zinc ribbon and ankyrin repeat-containing protein 1 isoform X3, whose translation MTAGSVSVPQVIPLRSPLPGRAKHRIDTSTRVEIKSDTPEVSIYYTLDGSKPELFRKPGYGEHNTFKYKSPITLPVGKITVKALAVTKDCRESAVVTKVFLVEYKQPNILFSMEDDDKKFLKDITTQEKEDEMFTTKPKKNGMDVEIKPAWSESPREFQDLETARKTDRKPLQGPQLLSSPLGTAGYGEDSSALPTESLQFASSAVTSRKSLASTQVARIQRERDFLRCAYCSAPRLSDPSAHFCQECGSPIPPVPVHRFPSPEGAQMAPCLECKHLVPMNTPTCIVCESPIDPQLQPQNNTCFKGKVICQACGTGNPLHHKHCVTCESKLPETQMPDPPPCYFTCFKCGTKTRPYARFCGSCGVYIEPPSRLSSQNGVLMDSGDSLRFSEAKSLQAQIAWQPLPISLFKSRTELKETEDKGTQTVGLFYPSSKLLEKKELEWVLHKEKLQKMSDHKPLLTAISPGKGYWRKQLDHICAHLRSYAQNNLEFRALVGEPRMGKVGVISSNPKHHEKIILAGRQTLE comes from the exons ATGACGGCGGGCTCCGTGTCAGTGCCGCAGGTCATACCCCTTCGGAGCCCTCTTCCAGGGAGGGCCAAGCACCGGATAGACACCAGCACTCGGGTAGAAATAAAGTCAG ATACACCTGAGGTCTCTATTTATTACACTTTAGATGGAAGTAAACCAGAACTTTTTAGGAAACCTGGCTATGGAGAGCATAACACTTTTAAGTATAAGAGTCCTATCACGTTACCAGTTGGGAAAATAACAGTCAAGGCTCTTGCAGTTACCAA GGACTGCAGGGAGAGTGCTGTTGTAACAAAGGTGTTTCTAGTAGAGTACAAGCAACCAAACATCCTCTTCTCTATGGAAGACGATGACAAGAAGTTCCTAAAAGATATCACAACACAG GAGAAGGAAGATGAAATGTTCActacaaaaccaaagaaaaatggaatggaTGTGGAAATCAAACCTGCCTGGAGTGAATCACCCCGGGAATTCCAAG ACTtggaaacagcaagaaagaCTGACCGCAAGCCCCTGCAAGGACCACAGCTCCTGAGCAGCCCTTTGGGAACAGCAGGGTATGGAGAGGATTCCTCAGCACTACCAACAGAGTCCTTACAG TTTGCCAGTTCTGCAGTGACCAGCCGGAAGAGCCTGGCAAGCACACAGGTGGCGAGGATCCAGAGGGAGAGAGATTTCCTCAG atGTGCATACTGCTCTGCACCTCGCCTGTCTGACCCCTCAGCTCACTTCTGCCAGGAATGTGGCTCTCCTATCccacctgtgccagtgcatcgCTTCCCATCCCCTGAAGGAGCAcag atggcACCATGTCTTGAATGCAAACATCTCGTGCCAATGAATACGCCCACTTGCATTGTGTGTGAATCACCAATAGATCCACAACTGCAGCCCCAAAACAACACCTGCTTTAAG gGCAAAGTAATTTGTCAGGCATGTGGCACAGGAAATCCTCTTCACCATAAACATTGTGTGACCTGTGAAAGCAAACTGCCTGAAACACAGATG CCTGACCCTCCTCCATGCTACTTTACTTGTTTCAAGTGTGGTACAAAAACTCGTCCATATGCTCGGTTCTGTGGGTCCTGTGGTGTTTACATAGAGCCCCCATCAAGGTTGAGCTCTCAAAATGGAGTTCTCATGGATTCTGGAGACTCGCTGAGGTTTTCTGAG GCTAAATCACTTCAAGCTCAAATTGCCTGGCAGCCTCTTCCTATTTCGTTGTTCAAATCAAGAACAGaactaaaagaaacagaagataaagGAACCCAAACCGTTGGACTTTTTTACCCATCTAGCAAACTGCTGGAAAAGAAGGAACTTGAGTGGGTTTTAcacaaagaaaagctgcaaaagATGAGTGATCACAAGCCTCTCCTGACAGCTATAAGTCCTGGAAAAG GCTACTGGAGAAAACAGTTGGATCACATTTGTGCTCACCTTAGAAGCTATGCTCAGAACAACCTTGAATTCAGAGCACTGGTTGGAGAACCTCGAATGGGAAAGGTAGGAGTAATATCTTCCAATCCAAAGCATCATGAAAAGATTATTCTGGCTGGTAGACAAACACTGGAGTAA
- the DZANK1 gene encoding double zinc ribbon and ankyrin repeat-containing protein 1 isoform X4 — translation MTAGSVSVPQVIPLRSPLPGRAKHRIDTSTRVEIKSDTPEVSIYYTLDGSKPELFRKPGYGEHNTFKYKSPITLPVGKITVKALAVTKDCRESAVVTKVFLVEYKQPNILFSMEDDDKKFLKDITTQEKEDEMFTTKPKKNGMDVEIKPAWSESPREFQDLETARKTDRKPLQGPQLLSSPLGTAGYGEDSSALPTESLQFASSAVTSRKSLASTQVARIQRERDFLRCAYCSAPRLSDPSAHFCQECGSPIPPVPVHRFPSPEGAQMAPCLECKHLVPMNTPTCIVCESPIDPQLQPQNNTCFKPDPPPCYFTCFKCGTKTRPYARFCGSCGVYIEPPSRLSSQNGVLMDSGDSLRFSEAKSLQAQIAWQPLPISLFKSRTELKETEDKGTQTVGLFYPSSKLLEKKELEWVLHKEKLQKMSDHKPLLTAISPGKGYWRKQLDHICAHLRSYAQNNLEFRALVGEPRMGKVGVISSNPKHHEKIILAGRQTLE, via the exons ATGACGGCGGGCTCCGTGTCAGTGCCGCAGGTCATACCCCTTCGGAGCCCTCTTCCAGGGAGGGCCAAGCACCGGATAGACACCAGCACTCGGGTAGAAATAAAGTCAG ATACACCTGAGGTCTCTATTTATTACACTTTAGATGGAAGTAAACCAGAACTTTTTAGGAAACCTGGCTATGGAGAGCATAACACTTTTAAGTATAAGAGTCCTATCACGTTACCAGTTGGGAAAATAACAGTCAAGGCTCTTGCAGTTACCAA GGACTGCAGGGAGAGTGCTGTTGTAACAAAGGTGTTTCTAGTAGAGTACAAGCAACCAAACATCCTCTTCTCTATGGAAGACGATGACAAGAAGTTCCTAAAAGATATCACAACACAG GAGAAGGAAGATGAAATGTTCActacaaaaccaaagaaaaatggaatggaTGTGGAAATCAAACCTGCCTGGAGTGAATCACCCCGGGAATTCCAAG ACTtggaaacagcaagaaagaCTGACCGCAAGCCCCTGCAAGGACCACAGCTCCTGAGCAGCCCTTTGGGAACAGCAGGGTATGGAGAGGATTCCTCAGCACTACCAACAGAGTCCTTACAG TTTGCCAGTTCTGCAGTGACCAGCCGGAAGAGCCTGGCAAGCACACAGGTGGCGAGGATCCAGAGGGAGAGAGATTTCCTCAG atGTGCATACTGCTCTGCACCTCGCCTGTCTGACCCCTCAGCTCACTTCTGCCAGGAATGTGGCTCTCCTATCccacctgtgccagtgcatcgCTTCCCATCCCCTGAAGGAGCAcag atggcACCATGTCTTGAATGCAAACATCTCGTGCCAATGAATACGCCCACTTGCATTGTGTGTGAATCACCAATAGATCCACAACTGCAGCCCCAAAACAACACCTGCTTTAAG CCTGACCCTCCTCCATGCTACTTTACTTGTTTCAAGTGTGGTACAAAAACTCGTCCATATGCTCGGTTCTGTGGGTCCTGTGGTGTTTACATAGAGCCCCCATCAAGGTTGAGCTCTCAAAATGGAGTTCTCATGGATTCTGGAGACTCGCTGAGGTTTTCTGAG GCTAAATCACTTCAAGCTCAAATTGCCTGGCAGCCTCTTCCTATTTCGTTGTTCAAATCAAGAACAGaactaaaagaaacagaagataaagGAACCCAAACCGTTGGACTTTTTTACCCATCTAGCAAACTGCTGGAAAAGAAGGAACTTGAGTGGGTTTTAcacaaagaaaagctgcaaaagATGAGTGATCACAAGCCTCTCCTGACAGCTATAAGTCCTGGAAAAG GCTACTGGAGAAAACAGTTGGATCACATTTGTGCTCACCTTAGAAGCTATGCTCAGAACAACCTTGAATTCAGAGCACTGGTTGGAGAACCTCGAATGGGAAAGGTAGGAGTAATATCTTCCAATCCAAAGCATCATGAAAAGATTATTCTGGCTGGTAGACAAACACTGGAGTAA